From the genome of Spirochaetales bacterium, one region includes:
- the rplF gene encoding 50S ribosomal protein L6: protein MSRIGRLPVEVKQDNIKVTIENNTITLESSGGKLSQRYEEEVEITYEKPYIYISRKNETKRAKSMHGLYRNLIRNMMIGVTEGFTRVLQIIGVGYKAELKGNILVLNLGYANPIEYTIPDGITCRVEANTKLVLQGIDKQKLGKACAEIRAFRPPEPYKGKGIRYENEYVRKKVGKTGVK, encoded by the coding sequence ATGTCAAGAATAGGAAGACTTCCTGTCGAGGTAAAACAGGATAATATAAAGGTGACAATCGAAAACAATACGATCACGCTGGAAAGTTCCGGAGGAAAACTCAGCCAGCGGTATGAAGAAGAAGTAGAAATTACCTATGAAAAACCGTATATCTATATTTCAAGGAAGAATGAAACAAAACGTGCGAAATCAATGCACGGTTTGTACAGAAATCTCATTAGAAATATGATGATCGGCGTCACTGAAGGATTTACACGAGTCCTGCAAATTATTGGTGTGGGATATAAGGCTGAGTTGAAAGGAAATATACTGGTGTTGAATCTCGGTTACGCGAATCCGATCGAATACACGATTCCCGACGGGATAACGTGCCGGGTTGAAGCAAACACCAAATTGGTATTACAGGGGATCGACAAGCAGAAGCTTGGAAAAGCGTGCGCGGAAATCAGGGCTTTCAGGCCGCCTGAACCGTATAAGGGGAAAGGTATCAGATATGAAAACGAATATGTCCGCAAGAAGGTCGGAAAAACAGGAGTCAAGTAG
- a CDS encoding 50S ribosomal protein L18 codes for MKHVKEKIRRRVRRKIGIRKKIKGTEQCPRLSIYKSNKNVYLQVIDDIAGNTLVSASTLEKDLRKIKTTVKEAGKLGEVIGQRMKDKKISRIVFDRNGYKYHGVVKAIADAARKTGIQF; via the coding sequence ATGAAACATGTGAAAGAAAAGATCAGACGTCGGGTCAGACGTAAAATAGGGATACGAAAAAAGATAAAGGGGACCGAACAGTGTCCGAGATTGAGTATCTATAAAAGCAACAAGAACGTCTATTTGCAGGTGATCGACGATATAGCGGGAAATACGCTTGTATCTGCATCGACGTTGGAAAAGGATTTGCGGAAGATAAAGACAACGGTCAAGGAAGCCGGAAAACTTGGAGAAGTGATCGGACAGCGGATGAAAGATAAGAAAATTTCCCGGATCGTATTCGACAGAAACGGGTATAAATATCATGGTGTTGTCAAGGCAATCGCCGATGCAGCAAGAAAAACCGGGATACAGTTTTAG
- the rpsE gene encoding 30S ribosomal protein S5 — translation MVEERVEKEFIEKLVKLNRVAKVVKGGRRFSFSALVVVGDQNGHVGYGFGKANDVSEAIKKSLEKAKNSIISINRQKSTIPHKVIGKFKSATVLLKPAAPGTGIIAGGAVRAIMDAAGIKDILAKSLGSENAINILKAVFNGLESLKDAKEIAAMRGKTIKEMWG, via the coding sequence GTGGTAGAAGAAAGGGTTGAAAAAGAGTTTATTGAGAAACTGGTAAAACTCAATCGCGTCGCGAAAGTCGTGAAAGGCGGACGGCGGTTTTCCTTTTCCGCACTCGTTGTTGTCGGTGATCAAAACGGCCATGTCGGTTATGGATTCGGGAAGGCGAATGATGTCTCTGAAGCGATAAAAAAGAGTCTCGAGAAAGCAAAGAATAGTATTATTTCGATAAACAGGCAGAAATCGACTATTCCGCACAAGGTCATCGGGAAGTTCAAGAGTGCGACTGTTTTATTGAAACCTGCTGCGCCCGGAACCGGAATCATAGCGGGAGGTGCGGTAAGGGCGATCATGGACGCTGCCGGTATCAAGGATATTCTCGCGAAATCGCTCGGTTCAGAGAATGCCATCAATATACTCAAGGCTGTTTTTAATGGTCTCGAATCACTCAAAGACGCGAAAGAAATAGCGGCGATGAGGGGAAAGACTATAAAGGAAATGTGGGGTTAG
- the rpmD gene encoding 50S ribosomal protein L30: MVQIRLKKSIIGNKPQQRKTALALGLGRINKVVRKEATPQIMGMVKVIAHLVEVEELS, translated from the coding sequence ATGGTACAAATCCGGCTAAAGAAAAGCATCATCGGAAACAAGCCGCAGCAACGAAAAACAGCGCTGGCTTTAGGACTCGGCAGAATAAACAAAGTGGTGCGGAAAGAAGCGACGCCGCAAATAATGGGAATGGTAAAGGTTATAGCTCATCTTGTTGAGGTCGAGGAGTTGTCGTAA
- the rplO gene encoding 50S ribosomal protein L15 — MEKIVLRAPKGATKKKKIIGRGTGSGHGSTAGRGSKGQRSRAGGGVRPGFEGGQMPLFRRIARRGFSNDRFKKTYIVIKCGYLEVFDDGATVTTETLIQKNIISKKQMPVKLLAGGTLTKKLSVDLDKITKGAREQVVGAGGTIIEKKATPVKDPALKKHKKPKKKVEENGE, encoded by the coding sequence ATGGAGAAGATTGTATTGAGAGCGCCGAAGGGCGCAACGAAAAAAAAGAAAATAATCGGACGAGGCACAGGAAGCGGTCACGGTTCGACGGCCGGGAGGGGTTCCAAGGGACAGAGGTCCCGTGCCGGCGGCGGCGTACGTCCAGGTTTCGAAGGCGGGCAAATGCCGCTGTTCAGAAGAATCGCGCGAAGGGGTTTTTCAAACGACAGATTTAAAAAAACCTATATCGTCATAAAATGCGGCTATCTGGAAGTCTTCGATGATGGGGCCACCGTCACCACGGAAACCTTGATACAGAAAAATATCATATCCAAAAAACAAATGCCGGTAAAACTTCTTGCGGGAGGAACGCTGACCAAAAAGCTCAGCGTCGACCTCGATAAGATAACGAAAGGCGCACGTGAACAGGTTGTCGGTGCCGGGGGTACGATTATCGAAAAAAAGGCGACGCCCGTTAAAGATCCGGCGCTGAAAAAACATAAAAAACCAAAGAAAAAGGTAGAAGAGAATGGCGAGTAA
- the secY gene encoding preprotein translocase subunit SecY, with protein sequence MASNPIIDIFRIKDLRNRILFTIFVLVIFRLGAFIPIPGIDRTAVLNYFEAGAGGFGEIFNFLDFFVGGAFKNVSIFMLGVMPYITTSIIMNLLTIIFPKLKKISEEEGGKKKIQRYTRYITIPVCMIQSFTATRLAVEIKALTIDPLFFTFVAMLTVTTGTVFLVWLGEQITQRGIGNGVSILIFAGIVARMPEAVITMFQAVRDPSSDFNPVFLIIVLAVFTVVVALVIYEQQGQRKIPVYYAKRVIGRKIYGSQNTYLPFKINPSGVIPVIFASALLTFPIQLIQGLGKNITFLQNIVRALAWDKLPYNLLYGLLIVFFAYFYTQVTLNPFEISKNIRENGGSIPGIRSEKMEEYLTRILNRIILPGSLFLAFIAIIPTIVSIFFKVPRSAAMLMGGTSLLIMVGVDLDTMSQIEGHLRMHHHEGLVKKGKLRSRNL encoded by the coding sequence ATGGCGAGTAATCCAATTATCGATATTTTCAGAATAAAAGATCTTCGCAACAGGATACTTTTCACGATATTTGTGCTTGTCATATTCAGGCTGGGAGCTTTTATCCCCATTCCGGGAATCGACAGGACGGCGGTATTGAATTATTTCGAGGCGGGGGCCGGCGGCTTCGGGGAAATTTTTAATTTCCTTGATTTTTTTGTCGGCGGGGCCTTCAAAAATGTTTCTATTTTCATGCTCGGCGTCATGCCGTATATTACCACATCGATTATCATGAATCTGCTGACGATCATTTTTCCGAAACTGAAGAAGATATCGGAAGAAGAGGGGGGCAAAAAGAAAATACAACGGTATACGCGTTATATAACGATACCTGTCTGTATGATACAGTCGTTTACCGCGACGCGGCTCGCGGTCGAAATCAAGGCCTTGACGATCGATCCGCTCTTTTTTACTTTTGTGGCAATGCTCACCGTCACCACCGGTACCGTTTTTCTCGTCTGGCTTGGCGAACAGATTACGCAGCGGGGGATCGGGAACGGGGTTTCGATTCTTATCTTTGCGGGAATCGTCGCTCGAATGCCGGAGGCGGTGATCACGATGTTTCAGGCGGTCAGGGATCCGAGTTCCGATTTCAATCCCGTTTTTCTCATCATCGTTCTGGCGGTGTTCACCGTGGTTGTCGCGCTTGTCATCTACGAACAGCAGGGACAGAGGAAAATACCGGTGTATTATGCGAAACGGGTCATCGGAAGAAAAATATACGGTTCACAGAACACCTATCTCCCGTTCAAAATCAATCCCTCAGGGGTTATCCCCGTTATTTTCGCGAGTGCGCTTTTGACATTTCCGATCCAGCTTATCCAGGGTCTCGGCAAGAATATTACTTTTTTACAGAACATCGTACGAGCGCTCGCATGGGACAAACTGCCCTATAATCTACTGTACGGACTCCTTATCGTATTTTTTGCATATTTCTATACGCAGGTAACACTGAATCCCTTTGAGATTTCAAAAAATATCAGGGAAAACGGGGGATCGATACCTGGAATCCGGTCTGAAAAAATGGAAGAGTACCTGACGAGAATATTGAACAGGATTATTTTACCCGGTTCACTTTTTCTCGCATTTATAGCGATCATCCCGACAATCGTCTCGATTTTCTTCAAAGTGCCCAGATCGGCGGCCATGTTGATGGGCGGGACGTCGCTTTTGATTATGGTCGGTGTCGATCTCGATACCATGTCGCAGATTGAAGGACATCTTCGTATGCATCATCACGAAGGGCTTGTTAAAAAAGGAAAATTGCGATCGAGAAATCTATAG
- the rpmJ gene encoding 50S ribosomal protein L36 has product MKVRASVKPICEKCKVIRRRGVLRIICKNPKHKQRQK; this is encoded by the coding sequence ATGAAAGTAAGAGCTAGTGTAAAACCGATTTGCGAGAAATGCAAAGTCATACGGCGACGAGGAGTATTGCGAATCATTTGTAAAAATCCGAAACACAAACAAAGGCAGAAATAG
- the rpsM gene encoding 30S ribosomal protein S13, translating into MARIAGVDLPNKHIDIALTYIYGIGRSSAKLICKKTGIDTERRINDLPADEINNLRKVIENEFKVEGRLRTEIALNVKRLIDIGCYRGQRHRKGLPVRGQRTRTNARTRKGKPKTVAGKRRK; encoded by the coding sequence ATGGCAAGAATTGCTGGCGTCGACCTGCCTAACAAACATATTGATATCGCACTTACCTATATCTATGGAATCGGCAGGTCGTCGGCGAAACTGATATGCAAGAAGACCGGTATCGATACTGAAAGACGAATCAACGATCTGCCTGCCGACGAAATAAATAACCTGAGAAAGGTTATCGAGAACGAATTCAAAGTGGAAGGCCGTCTCAGAACTGAAATCGCCCTCAATGTCAAACGATTGATCGATATCGGCTGTTACCGCGGGCAACGGCACAGAAAAGGATTACCGGTTCGCGGGCAGCGGACACGCACAAACGCGCGCACGAGAAAGGGAAAACCGAAAACCGTTGCAGGCAAGAGACGGAAATAA
- the rpsK gene encoding 30S ribosomal protein S11 yields the protein MAKRKGKKEKKKNIPSGCVYIQATFNNTMVTITDLKGNVISWASAGGLGFKGAKKSTPFAAQTTAENAASKAIDHGLREVNVFVKGPGVGRESAIRALGALGLKVKSIKDITPIPHNGCRPQKSRRV from the coding sequence ATGGCAAAGAGAAAAGGCAAGAAAGAAAAAAAGAAAAATATACCTTCAGGGTGTGTCTATATTCAGGCGACATTCAACAATACAATGGTTACCATTACCGATCTGAAGGGCAATGTGATATCATGGGCCTCGGCAGGCGGACTCGGTTTTAAGGGCGCCAAAAAATCAACGCCTTTTGCCGCACAGACAACGGCGGAAAATGCCGCAAGCAAGGCGATCGATCATGGACTGCGTGAAGTGAATGTCTTTGTGAAGGGTCCTGGTGTCGGCAGAGAGTCGGCTATCAGGGCACTCGGGGCGCTCGGACTAAAGGTGAAGTCCATCAAGGATATAACCCCGATACCTCATAATGGATGCCGGCCCCAAAAAAGCAGAAGGGTGTAG
- the rpsD gene encoding 30S ribosomal protein S4, protein MGRYLGPQCRYCRTEKVQLFLKGERCKGPNCPITKKRGAPGKGMRARIRKISDYGLQLREKQKLKRMYGMLEKQFKIFFSKAARMKGVTGENLIRLLERKLDNIVYRMRFASSRKQARQLVSHGHVSVNGKKVNIPSFLVRENDKIEIKENSKKLVSVKESLKEYSRSGVVPWLEVDPDNMYGVVKKIPARNDVIDLADIKEQLIVELYSK, encoded by the coding sequence ATGGGAAGATATTTGGGACCTCAGTGCCGCTATTGTCGGACGGAAAAAGTGCAACTTTTTTTAAAAGGAGAACGATGTAAAGGGCCAAATTGTCCGATAACTAAAAAGAGAGGTGCACCGGGAAAGGGAATGCGGGCGCGAATTCGAAAAATATCTGATTACGGGTTACAGCTCAGAGAAAAGCAGAAATTAAAACGAATGTACGGAATGCTGGAAAAACAGTTCAAAATATTCTTTTCAAAAGCAGCCAGAATGAAGGGTGTAACGGGCGAGAATTTAATTCGCTTACTGGAGAGAAAACTGGATAATATTGTCTATCGAATGAGATTTGCTTCGTCACGAAAACAGGCGCGGCAGCTCGTTTCGCACGGCCATGTCAGCGTCAATGGAAAAAAGGTCAATATACCTTCTTTTCTTGTGCGTGAAAACGACAAGATTGAAATAAAGGAAAACAGCAAAAAGCTTGTTTCGGTGAAAGAAAGTCTCAAGGAATATTCGAGATCGGGGGTCGTGCCATGGCTCGAAGTGGACCCGGACAATATGTATGGTGTCGTGAAAAAAATACCCGCGCGCAATGATGTTATAGATCTGGCTGATATAAAAGAACAATTAATTGTCGAGCTTTACTCAAAATAA
- a CDS encoding DNA-directed RNA polymerase subunit alpha — MPRKNLLKGFKRPKGIIFDHKEEDSFYGKFTAYPFERGYGVTIGNTLRRILLSSIQGYAITAIRITYYDDDGNPTVLSNEFESIPEVVEDTPVIINNLKKVQLQLANDLESETILVELKGKGDFTAGDIEKGGNVKVINKDLHIATLEDKANLEMEIQIDLGRGYVSAERNEKYIDVIGTIPIDAIFSPLRKVKYSVENARVGQRTDYDKLIIEIWTDGAISPSDALAEASKIAKEHFTIFINFDEDDILKEDDRDDEEERIKKFLETPVEELELSVRSSNCLKNANIRTIGDLTKKTEEDLVKTRNFGKKSLQEIKDKLKEWHLSLGMIDYSVLKQIKKREPEKDET; from the coding sequence ATGCCCAGGAAAAATTTATTAAAAGGGTTTAAAAGGCCAAAGGGTATAATCTTCGATCACAAGGAAGAGGACAGTTTCTACGGCAAGTTTACCGCATATCCGTTCGAACGGGGATATGGAGTCACCATCGGAAATACCTTGCGGAGAATTCTTCTTTCATCAATTCAGGGATATGCCATCACTGCGATAAGAATCACGTATTACGATGATGACGGTAACCCGACAGTACTCTCGAATGAATTCGAATCGATTCCGGAAGTTGTCGAGGATACACCGGTTATCATCAACAATTTGAAAAAGGTGCAGCTGCAGCTTGCCAATGATCTCGAATCCGAGACGATTCTGGTTGAATTGAAAGGCAAGGGGGATTTCACTGCCGGAGATATTGAAAAAGGGGGAAATGTTAAAGTCATAAACAAGGACCTCCATATTGCCACCCTTGAAGATAAAGCAAACCTCGAGATGGAAATTCAGATAGATCTCGGCAGGGGATATGTCTCGGCGGAGCGAAACGAGAAATATATCGATGTGATCGGAACAATACCGATCGACGCGATTTTTTCACCGTTACGGAAGGTGAAATACAGTGTCGAGAACGCCAGGGTAGGTCAGAGAACCGATTACGATAAACTGATTATCGAAATCTGGACCGACGGGGCTATATCGCCCTCAGACGCACTTGCGGAAGCATCGAAAATAGCAAAAGAACACTTTACTATTTTTATCAATTTTGATGAAGATGATATTCTCAAAGAAGATGACAGGGACGACGAAGAGGAAAGAATAAAGAAATTTCTGGAGACACCGGTCGAAGAACTCGAACTGTCCGTACGCAGCAGTAATTGCCTTAAAAACGCTAATATAAGGACGATAGGAGATTTGACCAAAAAAACGGAAGAAGATCTGGTAAAGACACGTAATTTCGGAAAAAAATCACTGCAGGAGATCAAGGATAAACTGAAAGAATGGCATCTGTCACTCGGGATGATTGATTACAGTGTTCTGAAACAAATAAAGAAGCGAGAACCGGAGAAGGACGAAACATGA
- the rplQ gene encoding 50S ribosomal protein L17, with translation MGFNRLGRKSAHRKALHRNMVSSLFRFERIRTSITKAKAVRVKAEKLITRAKTDSVHNRRIVAKIIQNESILNKLFKDIAPRFSERPGGYTRILKLGKRSSDATEMVFLELVERKERPKRKKKKKKEEMPKIA, from the coding sequence ATCGGGTTTAACAGATTAGGGAGAAAATCGGCCCATAGAAAAGCACTGCACCGTAATATGGTGAGTTCACTTTTTCGATTCGAAAGGATACGGACGAGTATCACGAAGGCCAAAGCGGTACGTGTGAAAGCGGAAAAACTCATTACAAGGGCAAAAACAGACTCGGTACATAACAGACGAATCGTGGCGAAAATAATTCAGAACGAGTCTATTCTCAACAAGCTGTTCAAGGATATCGCCCCTAGGTTTAGTGAACGACCTGGCGGTTATACACGTATATTGAAACTCGGCAAACGTTCGAGTGACGCGACGGAAATGGTATTTCTGGAACTGGTTGAACGCAAGGAACGGCCGAAACGAAAAAAGAAAAAGAAAAAGGAAGAAATGCCGAAAATCGCATGA
- a CDS encoding 2-dehydropantoate 2-reductase, which translates to MNILVYGGGAVGLGIASCLIKAGGNVDIIARDETVALLKRQGLSREGILGRYLATPDKFNAYTVIDRSKATHYDYICVCVKSFDTEAAASTLYKNKAILKHGARIVLFQNGWGNSEKFFRFFGEECIYNARVITGFKRLRPNTVAITVHADDVHVGHLAGGEGERKNVEPLAEAIFSGDLPCRTVSDIAKDLWAKMLYNCPLNPLGAVLNVPYGILGEYEETRHIMNMIIAEVFLVMQAEGYSTHWDTKEGFIDVFYNSLIPLTKDHESSTLQDVKAGKRTEIDGLNGACIMLGKKHAIPVPSNTIMYNMVGAIAGISKKQR; encoded by the coding sequence ATGAATATATTGGTATACGGAGGCGGAGCCGTCGGACTCGGTATAGCAAGCTGCCTTATCAAAGCCGGCGGTAACGTGGATATTATTGCAAGAGACGAAACCGTAGCACTCCTCAAAAGGCAAGGTCTCAGTCGGGAAGGCATACTGGGGAGGTATCTCGCAACACCGGATAAATTTAATGCATATACGGTAATCGACCGGAGCAAAGCGACGCACTATGATTATATTTGTGTATGTGTAAAATCCTTCGATACTGAAGCAGCAGCTTCAACGCTATACAAAAACAAGGCGATATTAAAACATGGGGCGCGGATCGTGTTATTCCAGAACGGCTGGGGGAATTCGGAAAAATTCTTCCGATTTTTCGGGGAAGAGTGTATTTATAATGCGCGGGTGATTACCGGTTTTAAAAGATTAAGACCGAACACGGTGGCGATTACCGTTCATGCGGATGATGTTCATGTCGGCCATCTCGCGGGGGGTGAAGGCGAACGAAAGAATGTGGAACCGCTTGCCGAAGCGATTTTTTCGGGTGATCTTCCGTGCAGGACTGTTTCGGATATCGCAAAGGATCTTTGGGCAAAGATGCTGTACAATTGTCCTTTGAACCCGCTGGGGGCTGTTTTGAACGTACCGTACGGTATTCTGGGAGAATATGAAGAAACACGACATATCATGAATATGATAATCGCGGAGGTATTCCTCGTCATGCAGGCAGAAGGATACTCGACGCATTGGGACACGAAAGAAGGATTCATCGATGTATTTTATAATAGCCTTATTCCACTCACAAAAGACCACGAATCATCGACACTCCAGGACGTAAAAGCCGGAAAAAGGACAGAGATCGACGGACTTAATGGGGCATGTATAATGTTGGGAAAAAAACATGCCATACCTGTCCCCTCCAATACGATAATGTATAACATGGTCGGCGCCATCGCCGGAATCAGTAAAAAACAACGGTAA
- the gap gene encoding type I glyceraldehyde-3-phosphate dehydrogenase, producing MKVAINGFGRIGRNVFKIAMERRGIDIVAINDITDNETLAHLLKYDSVYGVFPMKVDVKGESIVVDGKEIKASAERDPKNLPWKSMGVDIVIESTGVFRNREKIAWHLEAGAKKVLLTVPAKDSIDRTIVLGVNDEDLKPGDLIVSNASCTTNCLAPVVKVLHDNFTVVEGLMTTIHAYTNDQNILDLPHKDLRRARAAALNMIPTTTGAAKAVGLVIPELNGKLNGSAIRVPVPTGSIVDLAVRLEKAPSVEELNAAIKKASMSERYKGILQYCEDPIVSSDVIRNTHSSIFDSLSTMKLGNNFYKVFSWYDNEWGYSNRVVDLMEMLV from the coding sequence ATGAAAGTAGCAATCAACGGTTTTGGAAGAATCGGTAGAAATGTGTTTAAAATAGCAATGGAGCGTCGGGGTATCGATATCGTCGCGATCAACGATATTACAGATAACGAAACCCTCGCGCATCTTTTAAAGTATGATTCGGTGTACGGTGTATTCCCCATGAAAGTGGATGTGAAAGGGGAATCGATTGTCGTCGACGGCAAGGAGATCAAGGCATCCGCGGAGAGAGATCCGAAAAATCTTCCGTGGAAAAGTATGGGTGTCGATATCGTTATCGAATCGACGGGCGTATTCAGAAATCGCGAGAAAATAGCCTGGCATCTCGAGGCCGGTGCAAAAAAGGTGCTTTTAACCGTCCCGGCAAAGGACTCAATTGACAGAACGATTGTCCTTGGCGTCAATGATGAGGATCTCAAACCCGGCGATCTCATCGTATCGAACGCTTCATGTACGACAAACTGTCTCGCTCCCGTTGTAAAGGTTCTGCATGATAATTTTACCGTTGTTGAAGGTCTTATGACGACAATCCACGCATATACAAACGATCAGAATATACTGGATCTGCCGCACAAGGACTTGAGACGCGCCCGCGCAGCCGCCCTCAATATGATCCCGACGACCACAGGCGCCGCCAAAGCGGTCGGTCTCGTCATTCCGGAATTGAACGGCAAGCTAAACGGAAGCGCCATCAGGGTTCCCGTGCCGACCGGTTCGATCGTCGACCTCGCGGTCAGGCTGGAAAAGGCCCCGTCGGTGGAAGAACTCAACGCCGCGATCAAAAAGGCTTCGATGAGTGAACGATATAAAGGGATACTCCAGTACTGTGAGGACCCGATTGTTTCAAGCGATGTCATCCGGAATACTCATTCGAGTATTTTTGATTCACTTTCGACAATGAAACTCGGCAATAATTTTTACAAAGTATTTTCATGGTATGACAATGAATGGGGATATTCAAACAGGGTTGTCGATCTGATGGAGATGCTTGTTTAA
- a CDS encoding phosphoglycerate kinase: MPKKTIEDIDLSRKRVLMRADFNVPIKEGRITDDTRIRAALPTINYILKQEGCSLILMSHLGRPKGEVKDELRLKPVADRLAELLSKNVIMAPDCTGSDVKKLAEALRPGEVMLLENLRFNKGETKNDSGLVKELASLGCDVYVNDAFGTAHRAHASTEGIAHVLPGVAGFLMSREIEFLSKIVENPVKPFVAIIGGAKVSTKIAVLESLLSKVSTLIIGGGMAYTFLKVKGYGIGKSLLEDEFLHTAKDLLAKAEKMGVEILLPVDHYVGDEFSENAKAQLVSDVNIPEGKIGMDVGPKTLSTYREKLANAKTILWNGPLGVFEFDAFAKGTLEVAKMVSESRGVSVVGGGDSVAAVNKFHLADKIDHVSTGGGASLEYLEGKSLPGIAALQDK; the protein is encoded by the coding sequence ATGCCGAAAAAGACTATTGAAGATATTGATCTTTCACGAAAACGTGTTCTGATGAGGGCGGATTTCAATGTGCCCATTAAAGAAGGCCGCATTACCGATGATACGAGAATCAGGGCCGCGCTGCCGACAATCAACTATATCCTGAAACAGGAGGGGTGTTCCCTGATTCTCATGAGTCATCTCGGCAGGCCGAAGGGAGAGGTAAAAGACGAACTGAGACTCAAACCGGTGGCGGACCGCCTCGCGGAATTGCTGAGTAAAAATGTCATCATGGCTCCGGATTGTACGGGTAGCGACGTTAAAAAACTTGCCGAAGCCTTAAGGCCGGGTGAAGTCATGCTGCTTGAAAATCTGCGTTTCAACAAGGGAGAAACGAAAAACGATTCCGGTCTCGTCAAAGAGCTTGCCTCACTCGGGTGCGACGTTTATGTGAACGACGCATTCGGGACCGCGCACCGCGCGCACGCTTCGACGGAAGGAATCGCCCATGTCCTGCCGGGCGTTGCCGGATTTCTTATGTCCAGAGAGATAGAATTCTTGAGTAAAATCGTCGAAAATCCGGTGAAACCGTTTGTCGCCATTATAGGCGGCGCAAAAGTATCGACAAAAATCGCGGTATTGGAATCTCTCCTTTCAAAAGTCTCGACACTCATTATCGGCGGCGGAATGGCGTATACCTTTCTGAAGGTGAAGGGGTACGGTATCGGTAAATCACTTCTGGAAGATGAGTTTTTGCACACCGCCAAAGATCTTCTCGCAAAAGCCGAAAAGATGGGGGTGGAGATACTCCTTCCCGTTGATCATTATGTGGGTGATGAGTTTTCGGAGAATGCAAAGGCCCAACTCGTCAGTGATGTGAATATTCCCGAAGGAAAAATCGGAATGGATGTCGGACCAAAAACACTTTCGACATATCGGGAAAAGCTTGCGAATGCAAAGACGATTCTCTGGAACGGACCGTTGGGGGTATTCGAGTTTGATGCGTTTGCGAAAGGAACACTCGAAGTCGCGAAAATGGTGTCGGAAAGCAGGGGGGTAAGTGTCGTCGGCGGGGGTGATTCCGTTGCCGCCGTCAATAAATTCCACCTTGCCGATAAAATCGATCATGTATCCACAGGTGGAGGCGCTTCGCTTGAATATCTGGAAGGGAAGTCACTGCCCGGAATTGCCGCATTGCAGGATAAATAA
- a CDS encoding triose-phosphate isomerase, whose amino-acid sequence MRITFIAGNWKMHKTVEEAVSLAKAHVEVFRNENKKIMIAPPYTALSDVGNVVKGSNIKMGAQNMAREEKGAHTGEISPLMLKDVGVEIVILGHSERRHVYGEQDELINAKVRLALQHNLEVILCVGEKISEREAGNAESVVERQVKSGLASVSSSEMKKITIAYEPVWAIGTGKTATPQDADAMHLAIRKIITQLYDRDIADRLVIQYGGSVKPGNIRELIAMENIDGALVGGASLTMETFAPIVQYDS is encoded by the coding sequence GTGAGAATAACATTTATAGCTGGTAACTGGAAAATGCATAAAACAGTAGAAGAAGCTGTTTCATTGGCAAAAGCGCATGTTGAAGTGTTCAGGAATGAAAACAAGAAAATAATGATCGCTCCACCGTATACGGCGCTTTCTGATGTCGGTAACGTAGTTAAAGGAAGCAATATAAAGATGGGTGCTCAGAATATGGCACGGGAGGAAAAGGGCGCCCATACCGGTGAAATCTCTCCGCTTATGCTGAAGGATGTCGGCGTTGAAATCGTCATTCTCGGACATTCGGAACGGCGTCATGTTTACGGAGAACAGGACGAGCTTATTAATGCAAAGGTGAGACTTGCATTGCAGCACAACCTGGAGGTCATTCTCTGTGTCGGTGAAAAAATCTCGGAACGAGAGGCCGGCAATGCGGAATCGGTTGTCGAACGTCAGGTGAAAAGCGGATTGGCATCGGTTTCATCGAGTGAGATGAAGAAGATTACCATAGCGTATGAACCGGTCTGGGCGATCGGAACCGGTAAAACTGCAACGCCGCAGGATGCCGATGCTATGCATCTCGCCATACGAAAGATAATCACACAACTATACGATCGGGATATTGCGGATCGGCTCGTTATTCAATACGGCGGGTCGGTAAAGCCGGGAAATATACGGGAACTGATTGCAATGGAAAATATAGACGGTGCACTTGTCGGGGGGGCGTCCCTGACCATGGAAACATTCGCACCAATCGTGCAATATGATTCCTGA